The Sparus aurata chromosome 10, fSpaAur1.1, whole genome shotgun sequence genome includes the window acatgataaaagttgtaataagggaacaaattcacaaaagtcacaaaattaagagaaacactaaaacatccCTCATTAATCTGAAGTGGTTTATTTACAGGTCCAGAACTTTAATGGCGTCTGACCACAGTTAGAAACTTCAGACCAAACCTTCGATGGAAATACTCaccaaaagtcaaatatatatatacatatagtgCATAAACTAATTATTGCTGTAAGCttttagaataaaaagatgatttaatcaatgaataaatggacattctttcatatttaaACTTTGTGGTACTCTGATGGTACAAAGGTTTCTTGCTGCATAAGTCCTGTCAGCAGCTCCATGTGggtctttgttcacatttgtgtcatattttatcatctttaatgaaaatgtttcatcatttttgACCAATAACTCAATATTTTGCTTAAAACTTCTGtcagtaaaatgtaatgaaccCAGTTCATGCAGCAAGCTTTGCTCCTGGTGTTATAATAAAGGCAGATTCAGGGTTTACTGAGGTTCTGAAGCTGTAATCTACACAAGTGGCCTCACAGAGActccagcagtgaagagaggctccagaggaggaggatgatcccagaagagcagcagccggctggtcaggagggactgcaacagcccagcagctcagtgtattaaaaagggaaacttcAGGTCACAACTCAGGTTTtatttgcagctgctgtgaaccGGAGGAGAAGCCGGAGAGTGAGATGCTcccagctagctttagcttctCACACAGACTCATGTACAGACATGAAGATCATATCTGActttattatatcatattatattatatcatattatattatattatattatattatattatattatattatattatattatattataatgctttcacagagtttatgatAGAAATTGGCTTTAAACAGAGCACATCAGacccatgtgtgtttgtaagatcTGGACAGGAGCTAGAAATACTAGCTGTGTATGTTGATGATCTGATGTTGAtcacagaatcaacagaaagcGTGGATGAGTTGAAACAACCTTTCAAGAAGCGCTACAGATGAAGGACATGGGGAGCTGTCCTATATCCTGGCATCTCTGTTGTCCAAGACAAAGCAAAgaactgtgtctttcttcatcagaagcatCACATTGAAACCATTCGTCAGAACCCCATTGCAACCCCTGCTgatgcaaatgtaaagttgagAAAAGATGATGGTGTCAGTAAACCCGTGAAGCCCAAGCACTTATCAGTCCATGGTAGGTAGTTTACTGTACGCTGCAATGGCCACACGACCAGACATAGCACAAGCAgtgagtgttgtgtcaaagttcaATGCAAATCCAAATGCTGCATATCTGACAGCTGTGAAGAGAATGTTTCCATACTTGATGGGTACAGTGAACGCTGCCCTCAAGTATGAGCAGTCAGAGTCAGGAACTGTGATTGGTTTCTCAGATGCTGATTGGGCCGGAGATCAGGACGACCGTCGCTCAACAACTGGTAATATATTGTTCCTGAGTTGGTTCAGCAAGAAACAGGCAACTGTTGCACTTTCAACAGCAGAAGCTGAGTATGTCGCACTCAGCCAAGCAGCTCAAGAAGGTACCTGGCTGAAGAGATTGCTGACTGATCTTGGAATGAGTGATTCACCTACAGTGACCATGGAGGACAATCAAGGAGACATCGCAATCACAAAGAATCCTGTCAATCAttctaaacataaaaacagactaaacacaTAGACATTCACTACCATTACATTGGTGACTGTGTGCAGAATGGGCAAATACGAGTGCAGTATTGTCCAACAGTTGATATGAAGGCAGATATCTTGACCAAGCCACTGACAAGACAAAAGTTTGAGCGCCTCAGAGGAGAGATTGGACTTTACCCTGTTTAAGTCTGCCTAATATGCTTACTGTACTGTTTACTGCTCAATATGTTATGGAACCTGTGAGCAAGGTAAAAAGAAGTAAGGCAAAGAAtcttatatttattatttttatattatttgtgaGGTCAAGCACTGATCTTAGTTGTGGAAATCACTTAAGTGCTAAAATGCTGTAAAATTAAGTGGGAgtgtaaaaacagtaatttgacAGTGTTGAGAAGGCGTTGTACTGCCACCTAGTGACTgcttttgaaaagtgttttctgttctgaataaAGACTCGAGAAAAAACGACACTCACACTTCTTcatgtacacagacatgaagatcaaatctgaTGGATCAGAGTCACTTTTCAATtatgttatatttattatattatactatattatattgtattatattatattacattatattacattatattatatcatattatattatattgtactATATCacatcatacagtatatatggaGCACATACGTGTAGATTGTTCCTTGTAAATTAATCTAGTGGTTGAATTAGAGGTAGCTGTGCTCTtcatatcaaacacactcattaagtaacttatgtaggctacttcttggagaaagtccccagactcccttaaaaaatgtctcaatttagtgagttgttgagttaagagacactttataaagTCTGTAAAACTATGTATACATCACTTTCTGAACTATTCGAGCCTTCTTGTGCATTCGGCAAACgttttacatgaagatattcctttctttgtgttaaaataacgacATGTTTACACGTTAGAATAGAAACAAAGGCGGTTCGGTTGACGCGCAGCTGCGAGGTTTGTCCCAGTGGAGTTGCCATAGTAACCCGTCAGAGGCTCGCGCTGCACGTTAACGAGCTTTAacgaataaaaacaaagtttgttgtTATTCTAACTGCGCCGCTCAGATCGCTTTTCTTGTGATTATTGATGATCGATTAGAGAGGAGCCGTCCACGGTAGTGACgtagtgacagtctggatgaacgtgtgtgatggactttgtgctgtttgctctcagactcaTCTCCCGCCAGATACAAGTATacacacgttagcttagcatgctagctgtaaacagtgtgactgtgtgaaaatgtctaaagtccagattctgagatcgttggtgaagcagcgactgactgcggctgctgaggagatatgtgcgctgtttgaaaggacgatagcagagtacgaggaggaactgtgtcggtccacagagcagaaccagcgacACCGGAACCTACTGGACTCTGCTTTAACGCCTCTGCTTCGGTTACACAGAGCAGGTTCGTTCTCCTCCACACACATCTCTTTGTATTGGACTTTAGTGCTTTTTCTACTTTCAATTACTATTTTACTGgaaaatcagcatttttatcaATAGATTAGATCAGTTTAGATGTAACTTGTTTATCTTCTGTGTTTTTAGTCAGTAGCTTCCAGATCATGTGACCCATTAACTCAAAGTCAGCCCTGAAATGTCTCCCTATAGGTGAGATCAACACATCCAGGTACTTTGCACTTGTGTCACCTTccagtcacaaaaacaatcctTCTGATTCGACAAAACAATCTGAGGTTACAACTTTACAAAGACTGTTTTTAGATTCTCTTCTGTCTACAGACTTGGGTTGTCACGATACAAACATTTTCAACTCAATACCGATACTCAGGAAAATATTCGATACTCGATACCATTTTCGATACCACAAGGATAAAAAAGACCccaaaattcaaaagaaatatttttattaacaaGAAAAATCCCCAAATAACCTCTTTTACAACATGTAGCCTATCAATTAACAGAACCACacgttaaatatttataataaaaaacagttgttcaaaaagaaactgcaacaaGTGTCCGGTTTGAGGTTgatacttttgaaaataagtatCGTATCCGGATACAACATTTtagtagggctgcagctattgatttttttgtaatcgattaatctagcacttcaattaatcgagtaatcggataatttttttttttttgcgtttttaaacaaccaaaacaaataatgcataactgatttgaataaaaacaaactgtggatACAACTTTACAAAGACTGTTTTTAGATTCTCTTCTtatggaagcgaatttgtaccataattcaaattaaaatgcatttacagaaatgctttttcattttaagaatggagctgcattttttgactcataaataaaattagtaataaatcatccaaattgtattttcattttcttcttcaagactgctcattttgtaacttaattcaaatgataaagaaaaggacatttaagatttaattttcaaaagatgacccagcaaatagacaccaaataggtaccaaaattcattttgaaatgtcaaatttgaaaattaaaatgcattagcagaaatgctttttcatttcaaagtcagagctgcaatTTTGactaataaataaaattagtaataaatcctGAAAAGTCACTAAGTCCagcgagacagtcgccatgttggcaacactgaagaagaggctgctgacgtcactctcctgcgccgcttgggattgcgaattcaaattgaattttggacctttttttgcggggggagggcttcaaaacgaaaaagcagttttctttgtctttgtgtaacaaaatgagcagttttgaagaagacaatgaaaatgcaatctggatgatttattactaattttatttatgagtcaaaaatgcagctctgactttgaaatgagaacgcatttctgctaatgcattttaattttcaaatttgacatttcaaatttaattttggtacctatttgctgggccatcttttgaaaattaaatcttaaatgtccttttccttatcatttgatttattactaattttatttatgagtcagctacattcttaaaatgaaaaagcatttctgcaaatgcattttaatttgaattatggtacaaattcgcttccataTATTCTGTCTactagaggtggatttcatcgttcgttttcgagattcagttcccgttGGTCAGTTCGGCGGGATGACTCGTTCATgtagttcgttcgttcgttcgttcgttcagtCGCACTTCCGGGTACAATGTCGTCCAGCGGTGATTCACGTAACAAACAGTTCTCAGTTCGCGCTATGGGTCAACATAACATTGTAGTTCatggcaaatacatagctgcaacttcataaTTACGTGATTATGTGTactcagggttctccccagaaatctTTAGTGGAGCCGCGCACCgtcccggggggggggggtgtcaacTTTTGGTgggccgggggacggacggacgctcatcgctgTCAGctgggagctcctagccgtcaaccgggggacggacacTCATCactatagcggcgcagcgccgctgttccaacGTCTTTTAGACAACACGACAGTTGGCAGCTTACAGCTAAAGCTggctagccaagaacgagtgactgaACGGAGAGAAATCAGTGAACGAAAGAGAACAagagctcctcgttctcaaacgatcatGCTAACGGTGAACATAACACTGCAGTTCATGGCAAATatatagctgcaacttcatgattatgtgtattTTTAGACAACACGACAGTTAGCAGGTAACAGCTAAAGCCGGCTAGCCAAGAATGACTGACTGAGTGAGAGTTACAGGAGAGAAATCAGTAACCGAACGAGAACGAGTGCTGCGAACGAAattaaatgggttttttttcatggaaacggttgtTATGtattcctgtttctcattggctaaaattcgacgacagtgtcctagacccagcatacgattggctggctctcagtcctcctcaccactctgataactaaacagtgaacaacacagcgactggtctgtgagaatgaacgaacgaacgagagagaagtgaaacggggaATGAGGTCAGTTCGTTCGCGTTAAAGAGTCGTTCgttcgaactgattcgttcgcgaACGAGCCATCACTACTGTCTACAGACTTGGGTTGTCACGATACTAACATTTTCAACTCAATACTGATACTCAGGAAAATATTTGATACTCGATACCATTTTCGATACCACAAGCATAAAAAAGACCccaaaattcaaaagaaatatttttattcacAAGAAAAATCCAAAAGTAACCTCTTGTACAACATGTAGCCTAACAATTAACAGAACCACacgttaaatatttataataaaaaacagtcGTTCAAAAATAACTTTTGAAAATGAGGATCGTATCCTGATACAACATTTTAGTATCGATACTTTTTGGAGTTTCGATACTTTTGACAACCCTACTACAGACACAATCGCTCACATGTCAttcactcagtgacatcatgaaCTCACCTGAGGCCAGGTGTTTGACACAGACATCACGTATTGACTGGCCAGGTCTCACCACTTTCTGCAGGACCTCCTGGTCTGAGGTGTTACAGTTCTGCAGCCTGTCGTCTATGTAGAGACGAGTGTGAGTGAGCTGcttcctcctgaagtccacaATGATCTCTGATGTGTTGTCCACATTCAGGTTCAGATTGTTGAGGAGACACCAGTCAACCAGAcgcttcacctcctctctgtacTCCAGCTGTTCTTTGAGCCGGATGAGGCCCAACACTGTTGTGTGGCCCGTGTACTTTATGATGTGATTTGTACTGAACCTTGCAGAACTGTTGTTGGGCATTAGGGTGAAGAGCAGTGGGCTCAGGCTCAGATGTAGTGCTCAGGATATGGTAGCTtcagtggagcaggtggagcggTAAGCaaagtggagcaggtggagtgATGGAGGCAGCACTGAGACTATGTGGTCTTTCACCAGCTCAGGTGTGAGTTCTACAAGACGGTAGTTTTTAAGTGACAGTGGTTTTTTGGTACCGGGATGATGGTGGCTTCTTGAAGCAGGAGGTAACGATCATCTGTTAAATCATCTGTGAGGACATGAGTCAGTTGGTCCGTCCGCTCTTCAATTCATTAAGATTTGTCATTTCTCATGATGTTCAGTGGAACAATGTGGGGTTACCTGTCCGCTCCAGTATTTGGTTGAATATCAACtcaatttgaacttttttctgccggcctaacatttgtctttttgtctcctgtgtcctgcagatgtccagcagctgttgtttggtcagaaaAAGGTTTTTCCCGAGCAGCAGGACtggagctccagtctggaccagcaggacccagagcccccacacattaaagatgaacaggaggaactgtggACCAATCAGGAGGAAGCTGATATCACTGAGTTCACATTCACCCTTGTTCCTGTGAagaatgaagatgatgatgaagagaaacctcagtcctcacagccccatcaaagacaaactgaacagatggaaaTAGGAGCTGACGGACAGGACTGTagtggaccagaaccagccaggaacTCAGTTCCAGACAGACATTTACAATCAGAGACTGAAGACAGGAcagaagactctcctgaacctcaggctgaagactctcctgaacctgagactgaagactctcctgaacctcaggctgaagactctcctgaacctgaggctaAAGACTCTCCTgtacctcaggctgaagactctcctgaagcTGAGACTGacgactctcctgaacctgaggctaACGACTCTCCTgtacctcaggctgaagactctcttgaacctgagactgaagactctcctgaacctgaggctgaagactctcttGAACCTCagactgaagactctcctgaacctcaggctgaagactctcttgaacctgagactgaagactctcctgaacctgaggctgaagactctcttGAACCTCagactgaagactctcctgaacctcaggctgaagactctcctgaacctgagactgacgactctcctgaacctgaggctgaagactctcctgaatcTGAAGCTGAATACTGTTctgaacctcaggctgaagtTAATGATGATGTTTGGAGTGAGACCAAAGAAGCTCAGTCAAGTTCAAACGCtcagaaaaacaataaagtccctgtaagtggtgtaggatgtggtactgacaagGAGCAGTTTACTTCCTCTGACTGTGGCGAAAGATCTAGCAAAAACTCGAAACTGAGGAGTTTTAAGAGGATTAAGTCAAGAGAGAAACCCTTTAGTTGTTGTGACTGTAGTAAAAGATTCAACTACCAGCGCTATCTTAATAGACACAGAAAGATCCACAccggagagaaaccatttagttgtcgtgaatgtggtaaaagatttagCCAGCAGCAAAGTCTTATCAGACACGCAAAGATGCACACGGGAGAGAAGCCATTTAGTTGTcctgaatgtggtaaaagatttgtCCGAAAGCAAattcttatcacacacacaaagattcacacaggagagaaaccattcagttgtcatgaatgtggtaaaagattcagccaacagcaaaatcttatcacacacacaaagattcacacaggagagaaaccgttcagttgtcaTGAATGTGGCAAAAGTTTTGTCCGCAAGCCAgatcttatcagacacacaaagattcacacaggagagaaactgtTTAATTGTTGTGAATGCGGCAAAAGATTCAGccaacagcaaaatcttatcagacacacaaagattcacactggagagaaaccatttagttgtcgtgaatgtggtaaaagattcaaccAACAGCAACATGCTACCAAACACATCAGGACTCACACAGGATAGACATCACAAagttgttgtgaatgtggtGAAAGATTCAGCTgacagcaaaatcttatcacacacatcaggattcacacaagagaaaaagcatttctttGCTTTgaattttgtaattaattaaatgataaatgtaGACATAAGAGAAGAATGACCCGACACGTGGCCgtacacacaggagagaaatacTTCTGTTGTGGCGGTTGTTACAAAACAATCACCCAGCGCGGcacattaaataaacacaagtgtgattATTGTAACACGTCACAGCTTCATAATAACCAAACTTAGAGGTTCAGCTGAGACCGAAGACTGTGATGAGACCAGTGACAACAACACTGTTCAGCACTTTCCTACAATATAATTACAAACGTGTCTGTTGAACATGTTGTCTAAATACTGACACAGTAGGGAGTTGGATATTGTTGTTTGACGAGAAAGAAACATGTTTCGAGTTACTGTGTattgaaaaagtgtttttagaTCTGAACTGAAAGTGAGAAGTCTGATATACTCAAAAAGTGTTCAATGTTCTCATGGTTATTCTCATGTTTTgtttagtgtttgtgttgttgaggAAACTAATTGTGTTGTATTTAAAtatgttgatgttgtgtttggATGTAAATCAGAGGTCCTGTTGTGGTGACAGTTCATCCCATATTAAATtcacaaacaagcaaatgacTTCTTGTGTTCAAGCATTTGTAATTCTGAAGGTTCctctgagctgaaagacacctgTGAATGAAgtttatctgtctttgtttaatcaacaaacactgtgatgattGGATCCCGTCCTCAGAcctctgaactcttcttctatcctgtctttccagcagaggtttcagggactctgtgtgtctgttgtcagaTCAGTTGAGCGTCCTATTCGTGACACCAGTGTTGTGTCGACAGTTTGTCTAATAAAGAATTCACAAACAACAGAATGTCTTTCTGGTGTTTATTCAATGATTTGTTAGTGGACACagtacagagtgtttttctgtAAGGAGAGTTTACTTGTCTGAGCTTTTGTGAAGTTTAAAGAGGAATTCTGGATCTTTTTAACCTGGaactatatttacatgtttgatatgcaaatgatttATACTTCATGAATGTTCTGGATCCGTCCAGTTGatctcctcagctggcagccatgacacAACTGCAACATGATCCTTATGGGCAACTCCGACTGTCAAACTTCAGTCCACtacaagtgtttttgtctgtgacaggctgaggttattattctcagagtctgacagaaaatattCCTACAGAGAccgttttgttaaataataagattagTTTTGtatccagaaacacaagtcctgTTCAAGAAGTCTGAAATCTGGTGAGATGTCACCTTTTGATCCTCAGAATCAGTTAAATATTGAGACATGACTTTGGAAATCCTCGTGGTAAACTCCAAACTCTTCTCTCCAACTTTTGGTAACAAAACAGATCTGATTATTTAACAGAACGGTCTCTCTGTGTGGGAACCATGTCTGTAATGATGTCAGACTCTTACTGGTAGATTCCACTGAGCACATCTGCACTTCCTTAAGacgatgtttgtgtttaaagaaGCTATTTGTAGTTTCAAGCCACCTGCTTCCAGCCAGTTCAAactctttgttatttatttcttttttttaaatgtatttctttgcaGATTCCATGTtgcctcagtctgaccctgaaagaccccaaagagacagagatcattcaacatttagattcagattttttattttgattttaaattaaaattaaattttttacAAGAGaactaaatatcacaaagttcccAAATAATCCCTTAAATCAGGTGCCCTGTAGTAATATAACACTAAACATACTAACATAACTAAACATACtctctgttatttattttatgtttaatttatttctttgcagatTCTGTGTTGCAAGTTTTTaaaacctcagtctgaccctgaaagaccccagagagacagagaatatttaacatttagatttagattttttatttagatttgacattgaaattatatttttacaagagaactaaatatcacaaagtcatgtatgttttttaagcatgtttcgttgctaaatgtggcgaaaagttgctgtttattttagcatgcgcaACTTTACAACCGGTGCCCCATAGTAATATAGCACTTCAATTATTAATATGTTACTAAATCATTTTGTGGTGATTTCTTTTAGACATCTTCATGTCATTATTTTGGTTATTTGGAGGTAATTTCAAAGACATTTAATAATTACATGACTTCAT containing:
- the LOC115590357 gene encoding zinc finger protein 260-like translates to MSKVQILRSLVKQRLTAAAEEICALFERTIAEYEEELCRSTEQNQRHRNLLDSALTPLLRLHRADVQQLLFGQKKVFPEQQDWSSSLDQQDPEPPHIKDEQEELWTNQEEADITEFTFTLVPVKNEDDDEEKPQSSQPHQRQTEQMEIGADGQDCSGPEPARNSVPDRHLQSETEDRTEDSPEPQAEDSPEPETEDSPEPQAEDSPEPEAKDSPVPQAEDSPEAETDDSPEPEANDSPAEDSLEPQTEDSPEPQAEDSPEPETDDSPEPEAEDSPESEAEYCSEPQAEVNDDVWSETKEAQSSSNAQKNNKVPVSGVGCGTDKEQFTSSDCGERSSKNSKLRSFKRIKSREKPFSCCDCSKRFNYQRYLNRHRKIHTGEKPFSCRECGKRFSQQQSLIRHAKMHTGEKPFSCPECGKRFVRKQILITHTKIHTGEKPFSCHECGKRFSQQQNLITHTKIHTGEKPFSCHECGKSFVRKPDLIRHTKIHTGEKLFNCCECGKRFSQQQNLIRHTKIHTGEKPFSCRECGKRFNQQQHATKHIRTHTG